A portion of the Sphaerochaeta pleomorpha str. Grapes genome contains these proteins:
- a CDS encoding cupin domain-containing protein, translated as MPTLCNVQQEMICFEDSPLKEYIGYSSADIAKLSGLHDIACNFRILKQGQFSCPYHFHHNAEELFVILGGKGKLRTKEGIRDVCKGDTIFFETGMEGAHQLKNESEEDLVYLDLKTLHGFDVCEYPDTGKVNLVGKELFLKGKTTGYFDGEEHIEKIWKTVE; from the coding sequence GTGCCTACTCTTTGTAACGTTCAACAGGAAATGATTTGTTTTGAGGATTCTCCTCTCAAGGAATATATTGGGTATAGCAGTGCAGATATTGCAAAGCTATCAGGACTGCATGATATTGCCTGCAATTTCCGAATTCTTAAACAAGGCCAATTTTCCTGCCCGTATCATTTTCACCATAATGCCGAGGAGCTGTTCGTAATTTTAGGCGGGAAGGGAAAACTGCGAACCAAAGAAGGTATCCGTGATGTTTGCAAAGGCGATACGATTTTCTTTGAAACAGGAATGGAAGGTGCTCACCAGTTAAAAAATGAGAGCGAGGAAGACCTGGTTTATCTTGATTTGAAAACCTTGCATGGTTTTGACGTGTGTGAATATCCAGATACCGGAAAAGTTAATCTGGTGGGTAAAGAATTGTTTCTTAAAGGAAAAACAACAGGATATTTTGACGGTGAAGAACATATTGAGAAGATATGGAAAACCGTTGAATGA
- a CDS encoding diguanylate cyclase domain-containing protein — MDISGPVSIAEGLWWVGDDLCSAELHCNPYLLLDKGSAVLFDPGSVLDVEIVMAKVKMLIPLEKLEAIVVSHQDPDLCSAIPMLEQNGFSGCICCHERAATIIQFYGVKSPFYYVDQNNFRYQMKNGNDLRFLYAPYLHFPAAIMTYLQRQKAVITGDLFGAIANNWYLYASEDYHESMKTFHEIYMPSHEILEPVMNQLLKLDIHLICPQHGSIIVNDCKKYIEILKNLECGFFLKPLRKNLMEAGGYPQLCNQVIKRYFSIYGVKKVRETFEGSGFVLDYQKKTIESSPFSDNSIWEEFFDLVFSKKGMPWITIIFPLVEKMTKEYSIPLPKPFKSLMFTFQQNVDLMTEKNQELEKKRLALQDSLQDAQNRCPITGLHNQMFFNRFFSSEMKKFNYEETTFGLVLLSIDNLSNINLDFGRIEGDDALKTLTYYLKEAFPGKDEYHFKLQGGVFALYLPGTKRKEILERTDRLCATVSDSEAFIVPSTISIGLFHTDRIENTKRFSNEELEEVALQTALYRLKLAKRQGGNKVVADSSKVWNANSSIRIVLAANPGIEKKLIEEALKREGYILFLASNGLEARTLIEKENPDIIISELMTSKLSAFTLRKELMKKSAYSDIPFILFSSNKNENTVSRSIGLGISHFFACPVMLIELIGVVGLYASSLLQQEA; from the coding sequence ATGGACATATCAGGACCGGTTTCGATAGCTGAGGGACTTTGGTGGGTAGGAGATGACCTGTGTTCTGCAGAGTTGCATTGCAATCCCTACCTCCTTTTGGACAAGGGGTCGGCAGTTTTGTTTGACCCTGGGTCTGTCTTGGATGTTGAGATAGTGATGGCCAAGGTCAAGATGCTGATCCCGTTGGAGAAGCTGGAGGCTATCGTAGTCAGCCACCAGGATCCTGATCTCTGTTCGGCAATCCCTATGCTAGAACAGAATGGGTTTTCAGGTTGTATTTGCTGCCATGAACGGGCCGCCACCATCATTCAGTTCTATGGGGTGAAATCTCCTTTTTACTATGTAGACCAGAATAATTTCCGTTACCAAATGAAAAACGGGAATGACCTTAGGTTTCTCTATGCGCCATATCTTCATTTTCCAGCTGCAATAATGACCTATTTGCAGAGACAGAAAGCTGTAATCACAGGGGATTTGTTTGGGGCAATCGCGAATAACTGGTATTTGTATGCGAGTGAGGATTACCATGAATCGATGAAAACCTTTCATGAAATCTATATGCCTTCCCATGAAATCCTGGAACCTGTGATGAACCAGCTGTTAAAGCTGGATATCCATCTTATTTGTCCCCAGCATGGTTCTATTATTGTCAATGACTGTAAAAAATATATTGAGATATTGAAAAATCTGGAGTGCGGGTTTTTCTTGAAACCCCTGAGAAAGAATCTCATGGAGGCAGGAGGATACCCACAACTCTGCAATCAGGTAATCAAACGATATTTCTCGATCTATGGGGTAAAAAAAGTCAGGGAAACCTTCGAAGGATCCGGGTTTGTCCTTGATTACCAGAAAAAGACCATTGAAAGTTCCCCATTTTCAGACAACAGCATCTGGGAAGAGTTTTTCGACCTAGTTTTCTCGAAGAAGGGTATGCCTTGGATTACCATAATCTTTCCCCTAGTCGAGAAAATGACCAAAGAATACAGCATACCTCTACCCAAACCATTTAAGTCGCTTATGTTCACATTCCAGCAGAATGTTGACCTGATGACCGAGAAAAACCAAGAGTTGGAAAAAAAGCGGCTGGCATTGCAGGATTCCCTGCAGGATGCGCAAAACCGCTGTCCGATTACCGGTTTACATAACCAGATGTTTTTCAATAGGTTTTTCTCATCTGAAATGAAAAAGTTCAACTATGAGGAAACAACGTTTGGTTTGGTTTTGCTCAGCATTGACAATTTATCCAATATCAATCTCGATTTTGGGAGGATTGAAGGGGATGATGCCCTTAAAACCCTAACGTATTACCTAAAAGAAGCATTTCCTGGAAAAGACGAATATCATTTCAAATTGCAGGGCGGGGTGTTTGCCCTCTATCTACCGGGTACGAAGCGAAAGGAGATTCTCGAAAGGACCGACAGGCTCTGTGCTACTGTCTCTGATTCGGAAGCTTTCATTGTTCCCTCAACCATATCGATAGGACTTTTCCATACTGACAGAATTGAAAATACGAAAAGATTTAGCAATGAGGAACTGGAAGAGGTGGCTTTGCAGACAGCGCTTTATAGGCTGAAGCTTGCCAAGAGACAGGGAGGGAACAAAGTTGTTGCAGACTCCTCAAAGGTCTGGAATGCAAACAGCAGTATCCGCATTGTCCTCGCTGCAAATCCCGGGATCGAGAAAAAGCTGATAGAAGAAGCACTCAAGCGTGAGGGCTATATCCTTTTTCTTGCTTCCAACGGCTTGGAGGCAAGAACCCTTATAGAGAAAGAGAATCCTGATATCATTATCAGTGAATTGATGACAAGCAAGCTGAGTGCCTTTACGTTGCGCAAGGAGCTCATGAAGAAATCCGCTTACTCCGATATACCCTTTATCTTGTTTTCGTCCAATAAGAACGAAAATACGGTGAGTCGCTCAATCGGGCTTGGGATCTCCCACTTCTTTGCATGCCCTGTAATGCTTATTGAATTGATTGGTGTAGTTGGACTATATGCATCGTCTCTCTTGCAGCAGGAGGCCTGA
- a CDS encoding glycosyltransferase family 2 protein has product MSFQLSLYITLSVLILDCLLLIFAFFVRIHEKHTGERRKTNEELLTRIAYDEAFDLDSLRAEELFPIYERIMDKIELPANRRKILMEKLLGSAPCKKYLRKLSSPFAVTRIEASYHLKYLQGKNVQLALLKALEKERRPLVVLFFAHALAIQKVRKAIPLVVRKLPGMNPWFAKRVHAVLYTYNKDFLRFAIQKQTINRVYMQKLICGFALQYPAEELRGFVILQAQSKNGSLRKLALSAILKHFHEELLKDPFLSSNQKHTIEFVIQAYAKDMAPENIDAILDYSRYASMQQKIVESLTRMGEQSPLVMQKLLDRFESTHSSHKRAIMAKVLANRVEYFLPKIKNQESERIKTLVRELVQAKQASSIVFFLNQNKDIEVEDALLGIIKEVLPKNAWMRDELRLYLDARILRKLRIKPLKKQKKTITPHTEPPQRMTLILLLVFVAMLFPFIIFFSEFPTIIQLGWNDIWKLYISRFNYLFVYYSVTVNLIYLVILAVSFFGARKQARLWEVKDYRFLFTKDLLPSVSIIAPAYNEEAGIIESVNSLLNQRYPDFELIVVNDGSKDSTLQTLIDQFELKKSDGAYQKRIPTRKVRGIYTNKSIPNLIVVDKVNGGKADSLNIGLNIAHKEYFCGIDADSLLESEALMRAVSVMLDSPVESIASGGNICPVNGCSVELGELDSVSLPRNFLARLQSLEYIRSFMAGRVGWAHIHCLLIISGAFGVFNRERTIKTGGYLTKSGRYKKDTVGEDMELVVRLSRSMRELKIPYTVDYAFNANCWTEVPEKWRQLHRQRDRWHRGLIDILLFHKTIIGNPKYGRMGMVGMSYFFLFELLGPFVEAQGLLIVILSFFAGILNPSIGLLLFTTTILLGILVSVSSVLISSFDRQIYSVHDTLRLLWMAVVENFGVRQLVSLWRVGGYFSAMKKSKGWGKQERKGFGATLPIAEKKTI; this is encoded by the coding sequence ATGTCATTCCAGCTTTCCCTTTATATCACGCTTTCGGTTCTCATCCTCGATTGCCTTCTGTTAATTTTTGCATTTTTCGTTCGGATACATGAAAAACATACAGGGGAGCGACGAAAGACCAACGAAGAATTGCTTACAAGAATTGCCTACGATGAAGCGTTCGACCTGGATTCGTTGCGTGCAGAGGAACTTTTCCCCATATATGAACGTATCATGGATAAAATAGAGTTACCGGCAAACCGTAGGAAAATACTGATGGAAAAACTGCTGGGTTCTGCGCCCTGCAAGAAATACCTTCGAAAACTCTCCTCCCCTTTTGCAGTTACCCGTATTGAAGCGTCTTACCATTTGAAATATCTGCAGGGCAAAAACGTACAGCTTGCATTGCTCAAAGCTTTGGAAAAAGAACGCCGCCCACTTGTTGTCTTGTTTTTTGCCCATGCACTAGCCATCCAGAAAGTAAGAAAAGCCATTCCCTTGGTAGTGAGAAAACTGCCAGGGATGAATCCCTGGTTCGCAAAACGTGTCCATGCTGTACTCTATACGTATAACAAAGATTTTCTCAGATTTGCCATACAAAAGCAAACAATCAACAGGGTCTATATGCAGAAACTTATCTGTGGTTTTGCCTTACAGTATCCTGCTGAGGAATTGCGTGGGTTTGTCATACTCCAGGCACAGTCGAAAAATGGCTCTCTCCGTAAGCTTGCGCTCTCGGCAATTCTGAAACACTTCCATGAAGAATTATTGAAAGATCCTTTTTTATCAAGTAACCAAAAACATACCATTGAATTTGTGATTCAAGCCTATGCCAAAGACATGGCACCCGAGAATATCGACGCTATCCTTGACTACAGCCGTTATGCTTCGATGCAACAGAAAATCGTAGAAAGCCTTACGCGGATGGGGGAACAAAGTCCGCTTGTGATGCAAAAGCTGTTGGATAGGTTTGAAAGTACCCATTCTTCACACAAACGGGCAATAATGGCAAAAGTCCTTGCAAATCGTGTGGAATATTTTCTCCCAAAGATTAAAAACCAGGAATCTGAAAGAATAAAAACCCTTGTCAGGGAATTGGTACAAGCAAAACAAGCCAGTTCAATAGTGTTTTTTCTCAACCAGAACAAAGATATTGAGGTTGAAGATGCACTGCTTGGCATTATAAAGGAAGTTTTACCAAAGAATGCATGGATGCGAGATGAGTTGCGTCTGTATCTTGACGCACGGATTCTGAGAAAACTGCGTATAAAACCTTTGAAGAAACAGAAAAAAACTATTACCCCCCATACAGAACCACCACAGAGAATGACACTTATCTTGTTGCTTGTCTTTGTTGCCATGCTCTTCCCTTTCATAATTTTCTTTTCTGAGTTCCCAACCATAATCCAATTGGGTTGGAATGATATCTGGAAACTGTATATTTCACGTTTCAATTACCTGTTTGTATATTATTCGGTAACGGTAAACCTGATTTACCTGGTTATTCTTGCTGTTTCTTTCTTCGGTGCAAGGAAACAGGCAAGGCTCTGGGAGGTTAAAGACTATCGTTTTCTTTTTACCAAGGATCTGCTTCCTTCTGTTTCCATTATTGCCCCTGCATATAATGAAGAAGCGGGGATCATTGAGAGCGTGAATTCGCTGTTAAACCAGCGCTATCCTGATTTTGAATTAATTGTTGTCAACGATGGGTCAAAGGACTCTACCCTTCAGACTTTGATTGACCAGTTTGAACTGAAAAAAAGCGATGGGGCTTACCAAAAGAGGATACCTACCAGAAAAGTAAGGGGGATCTATACGAACAAATCCATTCCAAACCTTATTGTCGTAGATAAAGTGAATGGAGGCAAAGCCGATTCTCTCAATATTGGCCTGAACATCGCGCACAAGGAGTATTTCTGTGGTATTGATGCAGATTCCCTCTTGGAAAGCGAGGCTTTGATGCGCGCTGTTTCCGTAATGCTTGACTCCCCCGTCGAGAGTATTGCCTCCGGTGGAAATATCTGCCCGGTCAATGGTTGTTCAGTCGAATTGGGTGAGTTGGATTCTGTTTCCCTACCCAGAAATTTTCTCGCCCGCTTGCAGTCCTTGGAATATATCAGATCCTTTATGGCCGGAAGGGTTGGCTGGGCCCATATACATTGCCTGTTGATCATATCTGGGGCCTTTGGAGTCTTCAATAGAGAAAGAACCATAAAAACCGGTGGGTATCTGACCAAGAGTGGCAGATACAAAAAGGATACGGTAGGTGAAGATATGGAGTTGGTTGTTCGGCTGTCACGCAGCATGAGGGAATTGAAAATTCCTTATACTGTGGATTATGCATTCAATGCCAATTGCTGGACCGAAGTCCCTGAGAAGTGGAGACAATTGCATCGGCAACGTGACAGATGGCATCGCGGTTTAATCGATATCCTGCTTTTTCATAAAACTATTATCGGAAATCCGAAATATGGGAGGATGGGAATGGTAGGCATGAGTTATTTTTTCTTATTTGAACTGCTTGGACCCTTTGTGGAAGCCCAGGGTTTGCTGATAGTCATCCTTTCCTTCTTTGCCGGAATCCTCAATCCTTCGATAGGGCTTCTCTTGTTTACTACGACAATTCTTTTGGGGATTCTTGTGTCGGTATCATCGGTGCTCATCTCGAGTTTCGACCGGCAGATTTATTCGGTACACGATACCTTGCGTTTGTTATGGATGGCCGTTGTCGAGAACTTTGGGGTTCGCCAGTTGGTCAGTCTCTGGAGGGTAGGTGGTTATTTCAGTGCAATGAAGAAATCGAAAGGTTGGGGAAAGCAAGAGAGGAAAGGGTTTGGGGCTACCCTTCCCATTGCTGAAAAGAAAACGATTTGA
- a CDS encoding tetratricopeptide repeat protein, whose translation METYFTIPTFEKSPNQLLAEEILDAAWEYEDPMKKLRSARKALNIDPLCCDAYTLLGDLSELTESKIEYYEKALSSFEQRYGQDYIKKNTGVFWFNRETRPYIRALHAYGLVCWDIGKKNEAIELYKKILELNPNDNLDVRYRLLNWLLSLRDTESAAIILKKYPEETVFMLFSTLLYSILEDPERVRHLEKEYKQAVESNPFVVPYLLGKTRLPEQVQEPVQRGSQEEAAAYCLLANQAWTASKEVLEILEIISINYSTSFPT comes from the coding sequence ATGGAAACGTATTTTACTATTCCTACTTTTGAAAAATCTCCTAATCAGTTGCTTGCCGAAGAGATTTTAGATGCTGCCTGGGAATATGAAGATCCTATGAAAAAATTACGCTCTGCAAGGAAAGCCTTGAATATCGACCCTTTGTGCTGTGATGCCTATACCCTATTGGGTGATCTTTCTGAGCTGACAGAAAGTAAAATTGAGTATTATGAGAAAGCCCTTTCATCGTTCGAGCAACGCTATGGGCAAGACTATATTAAAAAGAACACCGGGGTTTTTTGGTTCAATAGGGAAACAAGACCCTACATTCGGGCCTTGCATGCCTACGGGTTGGTTTGCTGGGATATTGGCAAAAAGAATGAGGCCATCGAACTGTATAAAAAGATCCTTGAACTTAACCCAAACGACAATCTTGATGTTCGGTACCGTTTGCTAAATTGGTTGCTTAGTCTCAGGGATACTGAATCTGCGGCAATAATTCTCAAGAAATACCCGGAAGAAACGGTATTCATGCTTTTCAGTACCCTTCTCTATTCAATTCTGGAGGATCCTGAGAGAGTTCGCCACCTTGAGAAAGAATATAAACAAGCTGTAGAGAGCAACCCTTTCGTGGTTCCGTATCTGCTTGGGAAAACAAGACTCCCTGAGCAAGTACAAGAGCCTGTGCAAAGGGGAAGCCAAGAAGAAGCTGCCGCTTATTGCCTGCTTGCGAACCAAGCATGGACAGCTTCCAAAGAGGTGCTGGAAATACTTGAAATAATTTCTATAAATTATTCAACGAGCTTTCCTACGTAG
- a CDS encoding family 16 glycosylhydrolase: MRIKGQAFVLLFSLAFPLLLGAAPREITFKGEIWQVKSSDSKIAPGPNYWSDADDQVWVDTEGMHLTIKRKYGRWQCSEVNTKGITGYGTYTFVVDSSFATYDPNVVAGFFTWDSQKEEANREIDIEFAAWGQSTGTRGQFVVQPYTTDDRIVTFDPQMQGTYSTHRIVWTPDTIIFSSYHGEVNPDEQASKLNLMQQWQFTGKPPSSGNAHFRINLWLFQGKKPLAPASLTIKSFSFQQWEG; the protein is encoded by the coding sequence ATGAGAATCAAAGGCCAGGCCTTTGTGCTTTTATTTTCGCTGGCATTTCCCCTCTTACTTGGCGCTGCCCCACGTGAAATTACGTTCAAAGGAGAAATCTGGCAAGTGAAATCCTCTGACTCCAAGATAGCCCCGGGACCAAACTATTGGTCAGATGCTGATGACCAGGTATGGGTAGACACCGAGGGCATGCACCTTACCATCAAGCGGAAATATGGCCGTTGGCAATGTAGCGAAGTAAACACTAAGGGCATAACAGGATATGGGACCTATACCTTTGTCGTCGATAGTTCCTTTGCCACCTATGACCCAAACGTAGTTGCAGGATTCTTTACCTGGGATTCGCAAAAGGAAGAGGCAAACAGAGAGATAGATATCGAATTTGCCGCATGGGGACAGAGCACCGGTACCCGAGGGCAATTTGTAGTACAGCCATACACAACCGATGACAGGATAGTAACTTTCGATCCACAGATGCAGGGAACCTATTCCACCCATAGGATTGTGTGGACTCCTGATACAATCATCTTTAGCAGCTATCATGGCGAGGTAAACCCTGACGAACAGGCTTCCAAATTGAACCTTATGCAGCAATGGCAGTTTACAGGGAAACCCCCATCAAGTGGGAATGCCCATTTCAGGATCAATCTCTGGCTGTTCCAAGGGAAAAAACCTCTTGCTCCGGCAAGCCTTACGATCAAATCGTTTTCTTTTCAGCAATGGGAAGGGTAG
- the miaB gene encoding tRNA (N6-isopentenyl adenosine(37)-C2)-methylthiotransferase MiaB yields the protein MIQSYWLETYGCQMNVAESNALELQLRGAGLVPSDTAENADCAILNTCSVRKSAENRIWGRLGFFSHVKTLHPLTLIVTGCMAERLLEDMKKEAPQVDYVIGNNDKQKIVEVLTSAEGKLSEHLDSYGFGSTYYKTGDYTSYIPIMNGCNNFCSYCIVPYVRGREISRPIADILEEVAFLSSKGVKEVTLLGQNVNSYRYNENGTIVTFPDLLKRICAVAGDISWIRFESPHPKDFSDSLIKVIKEETKVAKHLHIPMQSGNTRILTLMNRRYSRESFQDLIRKIRSEIPQVTFATDVMVGFPSETDKEYEETLSLLDEMGCIEAFMYYWNPREGTKAVDMEGQLEETVKGKRLEQLIALQHEIFAREKTKRTHGVVSVLVNQVSRNDKTQMLGRTEHNEMVVFTGNSKIGSLVSVELDGMNGNTYVGKLVE from the coding sequence ATGATTCAATCTTACTGGCTCGAAACCTACGGCTGCCAAATGAATGTAGCCGAAAGCAATGCTTTGGAACTCCAGCTTAGAGGCGCCGGGCTTGTTCCCTCCGATACCGCTGAAAATGCCGATTGTGCCATTCTCAATACCTGTTCAGTCAGAAAAAGTGCTGAAAACAGAATCTGGGGGCGTCTGGGCTTCTTTTCCCATGTAAAAACACTCCATCCTTTGACATTGATCGTGACAGGGTGTATGGCAGAACGCCTTCTAGAGGATATGAAGAAAGAAGCTCCCCAGGTCGATTATGTTATAGGCAACAACGACAAACAGAAAATAGTAGAGGTTTTGACTTCAGCTGAAGGCAAGTTGTCTGAACACCTCGACTCCTATGGCTTTGGTTCGACCTATTACAAAACCGGTGACTATACCTCGTATATCCCAATTATGAATGGATGTAACAATTTTTGCTCCTACTGCATCGTCCCCTATGTACGTGGCCGGGAAATCTCCCGACCTATTGCAGATATTTTGGAAGAAGTAGCTTTTCTTTCCTCCAAAGGGGTTAAGGAAGTAACCTTGCTCGGGCAAAATGTGAACAGCTACCGTTACAATGAAAACGGGACTATTGTCACCTTTCCCGACTTACTCAAACGGATTTGTGCCGTCGCTGGTGATATTTCCTGGATTAGGTTTGAAAGCCCCCATCCTAAAGATTTCTCAGACTCGTTGATCAAGGTCATCAAAGAAGAAACCAAAGTAGCAAAGCACCTGCATATTCCTATGCAAAGTGGAAATACCAGGATTCTTACCCTCATGAACAGACGTTATAGCAGAGAATCCTTTCAGGATCTTATCAGAAAAATTCGTAGCGAGATACCACAGGTTACCTTTGCTACCGATGTAATGGTAGGCTTCCCTTCTGAAACAGATAAAGAATATGAAGAAACCCTCTCCCTGTTGGATGAGATGGGTTGCATTGAAGCATTTATGTATTATTGGAATCCGAGGGAGGGCACGAAAGCCGTGGACATGGAAGGCCAACTCGAGGAAACAGTGAAAGGGAAACGTCTTGAGCAATTGATTGCCTTGCAACATGAGATCTTTGCACGGGAAAAAACAAAAAGAACCCATGGCGTGGTATCCGTTTTGGTCAACCAAGTTTCGCGAAATGACAAAACCCAGATGCTAGGCAGAACAGAGCATAACGAGATGGTAGTCTTTACCGGAAATTCTAAGATTGGCAGTCTGGTTTCAGTAGAACTGGACGGAATGAACGGAAACACCTACGTAGGAAAGCTCGTTGAATAA